Proteins found in one Sardina pilchardus chromosome 11, fSarPil1.1, whole genome shotgun sequence genomic segment:
- the glg1b gene encoding Golgi apparatus protein 1b isoform X2 — protein MAACRRVQLLLLLMSVLFSVCSVQGLKPPSNGMGNGDSLQSLPLKSANVPPAAVASQVRRSTSWKLADEEACREDVTRLCPKKHWPNNLAVLECLQDRKEDTEIATDCNHLLWNYKLNLTTDPKFESVAGEVCKTTIGEIKECAEEEKGKGYLVSCLVDHRGNISERQCHQYVTKMTTIIFSDFRLICGFMDKCREDINTLHCGSISTGEKDLHSQGEVISCLEKALVREAEQQEQAHSIQDGCKKSIMRVAELSADDFHLDRHLYFACREDRERFCEDTQVGEGRVYKCLFNHKFEEAMSEKCRDALTTRQKLIAQDYKVSYSLAKACKADLRKYRCNLDTNMPRAREARLSYLLLCLEAAVHRGRTVNGECQGEMLDYRRMLMEDFSLSPEIVLHCRGEIEAHCSGLHRKGRTLHCLMRVGRGEKGAAMDSMCQSALQTLIQSADPGADYRIDRALNEACESVIQTACKHIRNGDPMILSCLMEHLYTEKMVEDCEHRLLELQYFISRDWKLDPILYRKCQSDAARLCHTHGWNETSEIMPPGAVFSCLYRHAYRTEEQGRRLSRDCKVEVQRILHQRALDVKLEPELQKRCMTDLGKWCSERTETGQELECLQDHLEDLVVECREVVGNLTELESEDIQIEALLIRACEPVIQTHCHDVADNQIDTGDLMECLVRNKHQRETNDKCVVGVTHFQLVQMKDFRFSYKFKMACKEDVLKLCPNIKKKVDVVVCLSTTVRNDTLQDVKEQRVSLKCRKQLRVEELEISEDIRLEPDLQESCRPDIKKLCSGVEFGNAQMIECLKENKKQLTHQCHQKIFKLQETEMMDPELDYQLMRVCKQMIKRFCTESDAKNMLNCLKQNKNSELMDPKCKQMITKRQITQNTDYRLNPVLRKACKADIPKFCQDILRKATDKETELEGQVISCLKLKYADQRLSPDCEDQIRVILQESALDYRLDPQLQMHCSDEISRLCAEEAAAQEQTGQVEECLKGNLLKLKQEGCKKEVLNMLKESKADIFVDPVLHTACALDLKHQCAAITPGHGRQMSCLLEALDDKRVRLQPECKKRLQDRIDMWTYAAKVAPAEGFSDLARQVLLSPSKNYILFVTALAVCVLFLIGLLCGRITKRVTRELKDR, from the exons GACACAGAGATTGCAACAGACTGCAACCAT cTGCTGTGGAACTACAAGCTGAATCTGACCACAGATCCCAAATTTGAGTCAGTGGCTGGGGAAGTGTGCAAAACCACCATCGGTGAG ATTAAAGAATGTGCGGAAGAGGAGAAGGGCAAAGGCTATCTGGTGTCCTGCCTGGTGGATCACCGTGGCAACATCAGCGAGCGGCAGTGCCACCAGTATGTCACCAAAATGACCACGATCATCTTCAGCGACTTCCGGCTCATCTGTGGCTTCATGGACAAGTGCCGCGAGGACATCAACACGCTGCACTGTGGCAGTATTAGCACCGGGGAGAAG gaccTGCACTCTCAGGGTGAGGTGATCTCGTGCCTGGAGAAGGCTCTGGTGCGGGAGgcggagcagcaggagcaggcccACTCCATCCAGGACGGCTGCAAGAAGTCCATCATGCGCGTGGCCGAGCTCTCGGCCGACGACTTCCACCTGGACCGCCACCTCTACTTTGCCTGCCGTGAAGACCGCGAGCGCTTCTGTGAAGAC ACTCAAGTTGGAGAGGGACGAGTTTACAAGTGCCTGTTCAACCACAAATTCGAGGAGGCCATGTCAGAAAAG tgcaGAGACGCCCTCACTACGAGACAGAAGCTGATCGCTCAGGACTACAAGGTCAGCTACTCGCTGGCCAAGGCCTGCAAGGCCGACCTGCGCAAGTACCGCTGCAACCTGGACACCAACATGCCCCGGGCCCGCGAGGCACGCCTCTCCTACCTGCTGCTCTGCCTGGAGGCCGCTGTAcatagag ggCGCACGGTGAACGGCGAATGCCAGGGCGAGATGCTGGACTACCGGCGCATGCTGATGGAGGACTTCTCGCTGAGCCCCGAGATCGTGCTGCACTGCCGCGGCGAGATCGAGGCCCACTGCTCCGGCCTGCACCGCAAGGGGCGCACCCTGCACTGCCTGATGCGCGTGGGCCGCGGCGAGAAGGGCGCCGCCATGGACAGCATGTGCCAGAGCGCG CTCCAGACCCTGATCCAGTCGGCCGACCCCGGAGCGGACTACCGCATCGACCGGGCGCTCAACGAGGCCTGCGAGTCGGTCATCCAGACGGCCTGCAAGCACATCCGCAACGGGGAtcccat GATCCTTTCGTGtctgatggagcacctgtacacAGAGAAGATGGTGGAGGACTGTGAGCACCGGCTGCTGGAGCTTCAGTACTTCATCTCCAGGGACTGGAA actGGACCCCATCTTGTACAGGAAGTGCCAGAGTGACGCGGCCCGTCTCTGCCACACTCACGGCTGGAACGAGACCAGCGAGATCATGCCCCCGGGCGCCGTCTTCTCTTGCCTCTATCGCCACGCCTACCGCACCGAGGAGCAAGGCAGACGG CTGTCGCGGGACTGTAAAGTGGAGGTCCAGAGGATCCTGCACCAGAGGGCCCTGGACGTGAAGCTGGAACCTGAGCTGCAGAAGCGCTGCATGACCGACCTGGGCAAGTGGTGCAGCGAGCGGACCGAGACCGGACAG gagttggagtgtttgcaAGATCATCTTGAGGACTTGGTAGTTGAGTGCCGAGAGGTCGTGGGAAACCTGACTGAGCTGGAATCGGAG GACATCCAGATTGAGGCCCTGCTTATCCGAGCCTGTGAGCCAGTCATCCAGACCCATTGCCAc GATGTGGCTGATAATCAGATTGACACAGGGGACCTGATGGAGTGCCTGGTGCGGAACAAGCACCAGAGAGAGACGAATGACAAGTGTGTCGTGGGTGTCACACACTTCCAGCTG GTCCAGATGAAGGACTTCCGCTTCTCCTACAAGTTTAAAATGGCCTGCAAGGAGGACGTCCTCAAACTGTGTCCCAACATCAAGAAGAA ggtggatgtggtggtgtgCCTGAGCACCACCGTGCGAAACGACACGCTCCAGGACGTGAAGGAGCAGCGCGTCTCGCTCAAGTGCCGCAAGCAGCTGcgggtggaggagctggagatc tcggAAGACATTAGGCTGGAGCCAGATCTGCAGGAGTCCTGCAGGCCTGACATAAAGAAACTGTGCTCTGGGGTGGAGTTTGGCAATGCCCAG ATGATCGAGTGTCTGAAGGAGAACAAGAAGCAGCTCACCCATCAGTGTCACCAGAAGATCTTTAAGCTGCAGGAAACCGAGATGATGGACCCTGAGCTGGACTACCAGCTGATGCGCGTGTGCAAGCAAATGATCAAG CGTTTCTGCACGGAATCCGATGCCAAGAACATGCTCAACTGTCTGAAGCAGAACAAGAACAGTGAGCTGATGGACCCCAAGTGCAAACAAATGATCACCAAGAGACAAATCACCCAGAATACAG ACTACAGGCTAAACCCTGTGCTGAGGAAGGCCTGTAAGGCTGACATCCCCAAATTCTGCCAGGACATCCTGCGCAAAGCCACTGACAAAGAGACCGAACTGGAGGGCCAGGTCATCTCCTGCCTCAAACTCAAATATGCTGACCAG cgtctGTCTCCTGACTGTGAAGACCAGATCAGGGTGATTCTGCAGGAGTCTGCCCTGGACTACAGACTGGACCCTCAGTTGCAGATGCACTGCAGTGATGAG atttCGCGACTTTGTGCGGAGGAGGCGGCAGCACAGGAGCAGACGGGGCAGGTGGAGGAGTGTCTGAAGGGCAACCTGCTGAAGCTCAAACAGGAGGGCTGTAAAAAG gAAGTCCTGAACATGCTGAAGGAGAGCAAGGCGGACATCTTTGTGGACCCAGTGCTGCATACGGCCTGTGCCCTGGACTTGAAGCACCAATGTGCGGCCATTACTCCAGGCCATGGCAGAC AGATGTCCTGTTTGCTGGAAGCTCTGGATGACAAGCGCGTACGACTGCAGCCAGAGTGCAAGAAAAGACTCCAGGACCGCATTGACATGTGGACCTACGCAGCCAAG gtGGCCCCAGCTGAGGGTTTCTCAGACTTGGCCCGGCAAGTCTTGCTGTCGCCCTCCAAGAACTACATCCTGTTTGTGACCGCCCTGGCCGTCTGCGTGCTCTTCCTTATTGGCCTGTTGTGTGGCCGCATCACCAAGCGTGTCACCAGGGAACTGAAggacaggtag
- the glg1b gene encoding Golgi apparatus protein 1b isoform X1: MAACRRVQLLLLLMSVLFSVCSVQGLKPPSNGMGNGDSLQSLPLKSANVPPAAVASQVRRSTSWKLADEEACREDVTRLCPKKHWPNNLAVLECLQDRKEDTEIATDCNHLLWNYKLNLTTDPKFESVAGEVCKTTIGEIKECAEEEKGKGYLVSCLVDHRGNISERQCHQYVTKMTTIIFSDFRLICGFMDKCREDINTLHCGSISTGEKDLHSQGEVISCLEKALVREAEQQEQAHSIQDGCKKSIMRVAELSADDFHLDRHLYFACREDRERFCEDTQVGEGRVYKCLFNHKFEEAMSEKCRDALTTRQKLIAQDYKVSYSLAKACKADLRKYRCNLDTNMPRAREARLSYLLLCLEAAVHRGRTVNGECQGEMLDYRRMLMEDFSLSPEIVLHCRGEIEAHCSGLHRKGRTLHCLMRVGRGEKGAAMDSMCQSALQTLIQSADPGADYRIDRALNEACESVIQTACKHIRNGDPMILSCLMEHLYTEKMVEDCEHRLLELQYFISRDWKLDPILYRKCQSDAARLCHTHGWNETSEIMPPGAVFSCLYRHAYRTEEQGRRRDPEENLSRDCKVEVQRILHQRALDVKLEPELQKRCMTDLGKWCSERTETGQELECLQDHLEDLVVECREVVGNLTELESEDIQIEALLIRACEPVIQTHCHDVADNQIDTGDLMECLVRNKHQRETNDKCVVGVTHFQLVQMKDFRFSYKFKMACKEDVLKLCPNIKKKVDVVVCLSTTVRNDTLQDVKEQRVSLKCRKQLRVEELEISEDIRLEPDLQESCRPDIKKLCSGVEFGNAQMIECLKENKKQLTHQCHQKIFKLQETEMMDPELDYQLMRVCKQMIKRFCTESDAKNMLNCLKQNKNSELMDPKCKQMITKRQITQNTDYRLNPVLRKACKADIPKFCQDILRKATDKETELEGQVISCLKLKYADQRLSPDCEDQIRVILQESALDYRLDPQLQMHCSDEISRLCAEEAAAQEQTGQVEECLKGNLLKLKQEGCKKEVLNMLKESKADIFVDPVLHTACALDLKHQCAAITPGHGRQMSCLLEALDDKRVRLQPECKKRLQDRIDMWTYAAKVAPAEGFSDLARQVLLSPSKNYILFVTALAVCVLFLIGLLCGRITKRVTRELKDR, from the exons GACACAGAGATTGCAACAGACTGCAACCAT cTGCTGTGGAACTACAAGCTGAATCTGACCACAGATCCCAAATTTGAGTCAGTGGCTGGGGAAGTGTGCAAAACCACCATCGGTGAG ATTAAAGAATGTGCGGAAGAGGAGAAGGGCAAAGGCTATCTGGTGTCCTGCCTGGTGGATCACCGTGGCAACATCAGCGAGCGGCAGTGCCACCAGTATGTCACCAAAATGACCACGATCATCTTCAGCGACTTCCGGCTCATCTGTGGCTTCATGGACAAGTGCCGCGAGGACATCAACACGCTGCACTGTGGCAGTATTAGCACCGGGGAGAAG gaccTGCACTCTCAGGGTGAGGTGATCTCGTGCCTGGAGAAGGCTCTGGTGCGGGAGgcggagcagcaggagcaggcccACTCCATCCAGGACGGCTGCAAGAAGTCCATCATGCGCGTGGCCGAGCTCTCGGCCGACGACTTCCACCTGGACCGCCACCTCTACTTTGCCTGCCGTGAAGACCGCGAGCGCTTCTGTGAAGAC ACTCAAGTTGGAGAGGGACGAGTTTACAAGTGCCTGTTCAACCACAAATTCGAGGAGGCCATGTCAGAAAAG tgcaGAGACGCCCTCACTACGAGACAGAAGCTGATCGCTCAGGACTACAAGGTCAGCTACTCGCTGGCCAAGGCCTGCAAGGCCGACCTGCGCAAGTACCGCTGCAACCTGGACACCAACATGCCCCGGGCCCGCGAGGCACGCCTCTCCTACCTGCTGCTCTGCCTGGAGGCCGCTGTAcatagag ggCGCACGGTGAACGGCGAATGCCAGGGCGAGATGCTGGACTACCGGCGCATGCTGATGGAGGACTTCTCGCTGAGCCCCGAGATCGTGCTGCACTGCCGCGGCGAGATCGAGGCCCACTGCTCCGGCCTGCACCGCAAGGGGCGCACCCTGCACTGCCTGATGCGCGTGGGCCGCGGCGAGAAGGGCGCCGCCATGGACAGCATGTGCCAGAGCGCG CTCCAGACCCTGATCCAGTCGGCCGACCCCGGAGCGGACTACCGCATCGACCGGGCGCTCAACGAGGCCTGCGAGTCGGTCATCCAGACGGCCTGCAAGCACATCCGCAACGGGGAtcccat GATCCTTTCGTGtctgatggagcacctgtacacAGAGAAGATGGTGGAGGACTGTGAGCACCGGCTGCTGGAGCTTCAGTACTTCATCTCCAGGGACTGGAA actGGACCCCATCTTGTACAGGAAGTGCCAGAGTGACGCGGCCCGTCTCTGCCACACTCACGGCTGGAACGAGACCAGCGAGATCATGCCCCCGGGCGCCGTCTTCTCTTGCCTCTATCGCCACGCCTACCGCACCGAGGAGCAAGGCAGACGG CGTGATCCAGAAGAGAAT CTGTCGCGGGACTGTAAAGTGGAGGTCCAGAGGATCCTGCACCAGAGGGCCCTGGACGTGAAGCTGGAACCTGAGCTGCAGAAGCGCTGCATGACCGACCTGGGCAAGTGGTGCAGCGAGCGGACCGAGACCGGACAG gagttggagtgtttgcaAGATCATCTTGAGGACTTGGTAGTTGAGTGCCGAGAGGTCGTGGGAAACCTGACTGAGCTGGAATCGGAG GACATCCAGATTGAGGCCCTGCTTATCCGAGCCTGTGAGCCAGTCATCCAGACCCATTGCCAc GATGTGGCTGATAATCAGATTGACACAGGGGACCTGATGGAGTGCCTGGTGCGGAACAAGCACCAGAGAGAGACGAATGACAAGTGTGTCGTGGGTGTCACACACTTCCAGCTG GTCCAGATGAAGGACTTCCGCTTCTCCTACAAGTTTAAAATGGCCTGCAAGGAGGACGTCCTCAAACTGTGTCCCAACATCAAGAAGAA ggtggatgtggtggtgtgCCTGAGCACCACCGTGCGAAACGACACGCTCCAGGACGTGAAGGAGCAGCGCGTCTCGCTCAAGTGCCGCAAGCAGCTGcgggtggaggagctggagatc tcggAAGACATTAGGCTGGAGCCAGATCTGCAGGAGTCCTGCAGGCCTGACATAAAGAAACTGTGCTCTGGGGTGGAGTTTGGCAATGCCCAG ATGATCGAGTGTCTGAAGGAGAACAAGAAGCAGCTCACCCATCAGTGTCACCAGAAGATCTTTAAGCTGCAGGAAACCGAGATGATGGACCCTGAGCTGGACTACCAGCTGATGCGCGTGTGCAAGCAAATGATCAAG CGTTTCTGCACGGAATCCGATGCCAAGAACATGCTCAACTGTCTGAAGCAGAACAAGAACAGTGAGCTGATGGACCCCAAGTGCAAACAAATGATCACCAAGAGACAAATCACCCAGAATACAG ACTACAGGCTAAACCCTGTGCTGAGGAAGGCCTGTAAGGCTGACATCCCCAAATTCTGCCAGGACATCCTGCGCAAAGCCACTGACAAAGAGACCGAACTGGAGGGCCAGGTCATCTCCTGCCTCAAACTCAAATATGCTGACCAG cgtctGTCTCCTGACTGTGAAGACCAGATCAGGGTGATTCTGCAGGAGTCTGCCCTGGACTACAGACTGGACCCTCAGTTGCAGATGCACTGCAGTGATGAG atttCGCGACTTTGTGCGGAGGAGGCGGCAGCACAGGAGCAGACGGGGCAGGTGGAGGAGTGTCTGAAGGGCAACCTGCTGAAGCTCAAACAGGAGGGCTGTAAAAAG gAAGTCCTGAACATGCTGAAGGAGAGCAAGGCGGACATCTTTGTGGACCCAGTGCTGCATACGGCCTGTGCCCTGGACTTGAAGCACCAATGTGCGGCCATTACTCCAGGCCATGGCAGAC AGATGTCCTGTTTGCTGGAAGCTCTGGATGACAAGCGCGTACGACTGCAGCCAGAGTGCAAGAAAAGACTCCAGGACCGCATTGACATGTGGACCTACGCAGCCAAG gtGGCCCCAGCTGAGGGTTTCTCAGACTTGGCCCGGCAAGTCTTGCTGTCGCCCTCCAAGAACTACATCCTGTTTGTGACCGCCCTGGCCGTCTGCGTGCTCTTCCTTATTGGCCTGTTGTGTGGCCGCATCACCAAGCGTGTCACCAGGGAACTGAAggacaggtag